A section of the Pristiophorus japonicus isolate sPriJap1 chromosome 4, sPriJap1.hap1, whole genome shotgun sequence genome encodes:
- the LOC139262040 gene encoding ankyrin repeat domain-containing protein SOWAHA-like, which produces MEPVLSQAGVIEFLVDAGGKVKNSDLLYNFRNELAQNDAQRKREARELFKRFINNVAVVREEEGVKFVVLKKKLQHLLTGPQTFSPAVRQEKEEVQAARALGKVESLGDLVEASQAVGGFQETGARRNSAPSALSPSELRPLAGSSDHLESESHADTEAVLPAPKHGDSVAQGWGSLTELQRLLRSNSDSLEQMVEQQDLKYQNLPFEQQDPAGEGLSREDLSASACPVLSEEVESLNVTSRGNAVLTTDVVPEPEHLASLPPPSPTECNDSTLSFEQKIGNYEAKSNDVSIQPVTQKTSAQKPKPYMYPLRLPPDSNRYGMCHRGQGDEEKDLEDVVQIKNMCPPVSGDQDAPKVPKMKRSQPTTEMGSSSPHLKRASRLLKLPEDARFSDQVPLEAVEHEWIMKTALGHWTQVSGLLLRDSYLAEKRDFMTGFTAVHWAAKSGNSEIMCWIIDTAELNGIKMDVNSKAYGGYTPLHIAAIHGKENVIIELVQNYGAKTTLRDYSGKKPYHYLNKDNSFKVKQLLGDPETFISESIPQKRGSKVASSILSSTNNLLGALADDINFQEFSKSLKKPTNLSKFFTAPTGHKKRAKMRTNFTSMNEEPEEEREEIVLKRRPVTEIFF; this is translated from the coding sequence ATGGAGCCAGTGTTGAGCCAAGCCGGTGTGATCGAGTTTCTGGTGGACGCTGGAGGCAAAGTGAAGAACTCGGACCTGCTGTATAACTTCAGGAACGAGCTGGCACAGAACGATGCGCAGCGCAAGCGAGAAGCCCGGGAGCTCTTCAAAAGGTTTATTAATAACGTGGCCGTGGTGCGCGAAGAGGAAGGGGTCAAGTTTGTGGTCTTGAAGAAAAAGCTGCAGCACCTGCTGACTGGCCCGCAGACTTTCTCTCCAGCTGTACGGCAAGAAAAAGAGGAAGTGCAGGCGGCCAGGGCTCTGGGGAAGGTGGAGAGTCTGGGGGACCTGGTGGAAGCTAGCCAGGCTGTGGGGGGCTTCCAGGAGACGGGGGCTCGGCGGAACTCTGCGCCTTCTGCACTTTCGCCAAGTGAGCTGAGACCCCTGGCCGGCTCGTCAGATCACCTGGAAAGCGAAAGTCATGCTGACACCGAGGCCGTCCTCCCTGCTCCAAAACACGGCGATTCAGTCGCGCAGGGGTGGGGGAGTTTGACAGAATTGCAGCGTCTGCTCCGTTCCAACAGCGATAGCCTCGAACAGATGGTGGAGCAACAAGATTTGAAATACCAGAATCTCCCCTTTGAACAGCAAGATCCTGCTGGCGAGGGCTTATCGAGGGAGGATCTTTCAGCCTCGGCATGCCCTGTCCTATCTGAAGAAGTGGAGTCTCTGAATGTTACAAGCAGGGGCAATGCTGTGCTTACCACTGACGTTGTTCCCGAACCTGAGCACTtggcttctcttcctcctccttctccaacaGAATGCAATGATAGCACTTTAAGTTTTGAACAAAAGATTGGAAACTATGAAGCCAAGTCCAATGATGTCAgtattcaaccagttacacagaagACATCAGCTCAGAAGCCCAAACCATATATGTACCCGCTACGCCTGCCTCCAGACTCCAATAGATATGGCATGTGTCACAGAGggcagggagatgaggagaaagatTTGGAAGATGTCGTTCAAATCAAAAATATGTGTCCACCAGTTTCAGGTGACCAAGATGCTCCTAAGGTACCCAAAATGAAAAGGAGCCAGCCCACCACAGAGATGGGCTCTAGTTCTCCTCATTTAAAGAGAGCTTCAAGGCTTTTGAAATTGCCTGAAGATGCTCGTTTCTCTGATCAAGTCCCCTTGGAAGCTGTTGAACATGAGTGGATCATGAAAACTGCCTTGGGCCACTGGACCCAAGTGTCTGGACTGCTGCTGAGAGACAGTTATTTGGCTGAGAAGAGGGATTTCATGACCGGCTTCacagctgtccactgggcagcaaaaTCTGGCAACAGTGAAATTATGTGTTGGATCATTGATACCGCAGAGTTAAATGGTATCAAAATGGATGTCAACTCCAAAGCATATGGTGGTTACACACCCCTGCACATAGCTGCTATACATGGTAAAGAGAATGTCATTATTGAGCTGGTACAAAACTATGGAGCAAAAACAACTCTCAGAGACTATAGTGGCAAGAAGCCATACCATTACTTGAATAAGGATAACTCCTTCAAAGTGAAGCAATTGTTAGGGGACCCGGAGACTTTCATCAGCGAATCTATTCCTCAGAAAAGGGGATCAAAGGTGGCTTCCTCCATCCTGAGCAGCACTAACAATCTTCTGGGTGCATTGGCTGATGATATAAACTTCCAGGAGTTTTCCAAATCATTGAAAAAACCAACTAATCTAAGCAAGTTCTTTACTGCTCCAACTGGACATAAGAAAAGAGCTAAAATGCGCACAAACTTTACTTCAATGAATGAAGAGCCagaagaagagagagaagagattgTTCTGAAGCGTCGACCTGTGACTGAAATATTCTTCTGA